The sequence AGGCCGCAGCAGGCCGCGACTGCGAGCGCAACGTGGAGACGACGTACCATGACGCGATGCCCGTGACGACGGCGAAGACGATCGCTCGCTGCACCCGCGGAGCGTTGATGACTTCGGTGAGAAAGGGCGCCGCCGCCGCGGCACCCGCGCAGGCTAGCCCGAGGTAGGGCGCCAGGCGGGCGGCCCCCTCTTCGAGGCCGTCGCAGAGCGCCGCCAGGGCGAAACCGGCGGCGATGAGGCCGGCCAGGAATCCGGCCAGGGGGAGGATGTGAATCAGGTAGCCCACCAGCACGGGGGTGGCCGCGAGCAGGCCCGCCGCAGCGCCCCCGGACCAGGCGTCGGCCGCGAGTTCGGCCCGGAACCGCACCAGGGCGGTGGCCACCACGAAGCCCAGGATCAGCGCCGCGAACGCATACGTCTGCGTGACGTCCACGCCCTCGACCCGCAGGTACGTGCGGTCCAGGAACAGGTGCAGGAGGGCCCGCGCCCCGAAGGCGGCCGGGAGCAGCGCGGCGAGCCACCGCGTGGCCCGGTTGTCGGCGGTGGCGAGGGCGGCCAGGCCGATCCCGCACATGCCGAGGCCGGGCATGCCGTAGAGGCGGTTGATCAGCAGCAACGTACCGCCCGCCAGCACCAGCAACAGCACCGCGACCAGGGCCGGCGGCTCTTCCTCCGGGGGGCCGGCCAGGCCGGCTCCCAGCGCCAGCAAAGCCGCCATGCCGGCGCCGATTGCCGCGGGGATGGCGAGGTGTGGCTGGCGAAGCGCAAGCGCCACCAGGAGGTAGGCGGCGAGCGCCGCGAGGGCGCCCGCCGCCACCGGCGCCCTCGCGGGTTGCGCCGACAGCGCGAAGGCGGCGAGCGCCATCAGCAGCGCCACGGCGCCCGCGAAGCCGAGAACCGCGCCGGTGCCCACCTGGTGCGCCGGATAGATCCGGTCGGCCCAGATCAGCGCACCCGCGAGCGCCGTCGCCTGGCCCGCGGCAAGGGCCCCGGCGAAGGCCTCCGCCTCCCGGCGGAAGACGCCCGCGGTCAGCGCCGGCAGCGCCATGCCCAGCGGGAGGCCCAGGGCCGCCCACTGGCGCGCCGCCGCGTCCCCGCCGGTCGCCAGGGCCGCGATCGCGAAGGCCGCTACCACCGCCGCGAAGCCGCCCGGCGCACGTAGCCGGCTTTCCTCGCGAAGCGGCCCGAGCGCTATCAACCCGGCGATGGCCCCGCCGGCCACCACCGCGATTGCCAGCGGCCAGGTCTTGCCGGCCGGCGCGAGCCACCAGGCCGCCCCGGCCCAGCCCAGGACCAGCACGGCGTTCCAGATGCGGGGAGCCCGCAGCGCCGGTTCCGCGGCTGGCGCAACCCGAAACGCCGGCGCCAGGGAGTAACCAAGAGCCAGCAGCGAGGCGACCAGCGCGCCCCAGATCCACAGCGAGACAACCGAGCCTAGCGCCATTACGGACTCCCCCTCAGCGACTGACCCCCATCCTACTCCTGCCGGCCGACCGCGTGTTTCACGAGTCTGTCATGCGCTTGCCCGGGTACAGTCGGAGCAGCGTGAACCTCCCGGAGACCGACCTGGTCCGCCTGCTTTGCGCCCTGCTGGCGCTGCTGCTCGCCTCGCAGCTGGCCGGCGGGCTGGCGCAGCGGCTCAAGCAGCCGCGCGTCATCGGCGAGATACTCGGCGGGATGCTCTTCGGGCCCACCGTCCTGGGCGCGCTGGCGCCCGCGGCGTACCGGGAACTGTTCGCCGCGAACCCGCTCCACCAGCAGATCCTCGGGTTCGTGTCCTGGCTGGGCCTCCTGTTGCTCATGTTCTGCTCGGGCATGGAGAACCAGCCGGTACGCAGCCGGCAGGAATGGCGCACCGCCGGCTTCCTGGTCGGCGCGGGCACCCTGCTGCCGCTGGCCCTGGGTCTGGCCGCCGCCAGCCTGGTGGACCTGTCGGCGCTCCACGGCCCGCGCGCCACCCCGACGACGTTCGGCCTCCTCCTCGCGATGGCGGTCGCCGTCACCTCGATCCCGGTGATCAGCAAGATCTTCTTCGATCTCGGCCTGACCGGCACGCCGTTCGCCCGAATAGTGCTGTCGGCGGCCCTGATCGAGGACCTCCTGCTGTGGGTCCTGCTGTCGATCACGCTCGACTGGGCCGGCGCGGGCGATCAGGGCGCGTGGGCGCTCGGCCGCGGCGTCGTGGTCACGGTGGTTTTCTTCCTCTTCACGACCCTGGCCGGCCACCGCATCTACGACGGCATCTCGCGAGCGCGCTGGAACCCGTTCCGGACCTCGCCCGACGCGATGCCGCTGCTCCTGGTCTTCCTGCTGGGAGTGCTGCTGGCCTACCTGCTGGGCGTCAACCCCATCTTCGGCGCTTTCCTGGCGGGAAGGGTCGTGGGCAACTCGGCGCGCATCGCACCCGAGACACGGGAGCAGGTAACCGGCTTCAGTTTCGGCCTGTTCATCCCCGTGTACTTCGCGATCGTGGGGCTTCGCCTCGATCTGCACCATGACTTCGACCTCGCGGCCTTCCTGGGCGTCCTGCTGTTCGCCTGCACCGTGAAGACCGCCGCCACGTGGATCGGCGGGCGCCTGGCCGGCCACACCTCGCTCCAGGCCACCCACCTGGCGGTGGCGATGAACGCCCGGGGCGGGCCCGGCATCGTCCTGGCCACGGTCGCCCTCGACGCGCAACTGATCAACGGGGGCTGCTACGCCATCCTCGTGCTCTTGAGCCTGGTCAGCAGCCAGCTTGCCGGCTGGTGGCTCGGCCGCGCAATGCGCCGCCGCCCCAAGGAACTGGCGCTCGAACCGGCTACTGCCTGATCACGCGGATGACGTGATTGCCCGCCTCGGCCACGTAAATGGCACCGTCGGGCCCTAGGCGGCTGGGCGGCCGGATTGGATGAAGTCGTACCGCCCCGGGCGCTCGGTCTGGCGCGCGACCGCGCGATACTCGTGGTTGCCCTTGCGGACGCGGATCATCACGAGGCTTCCGAGCGATCCGACGCTGCCGGCGGGGCCGACGTACAAGGTGCGGTCGTTGCGCAGCAGCACCCTGACGGACTTCCACGCGTCCGTTCCGGGCAGGGCGATTTCGATCATGCTGTCGTTCATCTCTTGTTTTCTTTCCGCCGCCATTGTGCCCCGGCGCGCCGGAGCCGCATGTGACGGGCGGTGGAGCGCCGGTGTGAGCTTCGCCATACCTCGTGGCAGGCGGATGCTACCTCTGCTGGGAGGCCGTGGCGGCCTCGAGGTCCACGCGCAGCCGCCCGTAGCCCGCGAGCTTGATGCCGTCCACGCCACGCAACACCTTGAGCAGGAACCAGGTGACGAAGGCCGCCAGGAATGCCGGAACCGGCACGTTGAGGCTGCCGAGCTTCAGGTTGCTCAGGTCGAGGTCGTAGACGCCCGGGGCGACCTTCGTGGTCTTGATGTCCGCATGGAACGGCATGCCGTCCTTGCCCATTCGGTAGCGGCCGTCCACCTGGATCTTGTTGGGCTCGGGGATCCGGGCCGACAGCGACGAGAATGCCTGGGCGAGGTCGGTCCCGCCGATGTCGAGGGGAGGCACGGCGACGGGGAAGCCGTGGAAGGTGAAGTCGCCTGACAGCGACGTGTTCTCGGGATCGCGCATGTCCGCGTGGAGGCCCTTGCCGTACTTGCCTGCCAGGGCGTCGTCGAGGTCGATCGCCGTGGTCACCGGCAGCATCCCCAGCAAGTTCGAGGTGACGAGAAGCTCGCCCTTGGAGTTGACATCGAACTTCAGCTTGAGGCCCCGCATGCCGGGAATCTGCGTGAAGTCCGGCAGCCTGAACGGCGGATCGCCGCCCGACAGGCCCGGGATCTGGAAAGCCGGGCGAACTTGCGGCGGGCGGTAGGCGGTTGCTGGCTGGGCGGCGGGGGACACGCTCATGCATGGTCTGTCGCCGCCTACCGCCCACGCCTTCCGCCCAGCGCGTAAACGATGTGTTAATTAGAGGGTAAGGATCGTCAAACGCGATTGATGTCCGCCTCGAAGCCGTCCCCCTTGATGACGAAGCGGCCGCCGCCCATGTCGGTGATCGCGATGGGGACGTCCTCGTCGCTGTGCACATCCCGGACATCAAGGCGCCTGGTGTTGCCCTCGACCACGATGTTCTTGGCGACGCCTTCCGAGGTTTCGCCCGAGCGGTTGTCCGTGTACTTGTAGAGGTAGGTGCCGTCGGCCTGGCGGGAGAGAGATACGGTGACGTCTCGTTCGATCGGGATGAACAGCGCATGGCCCTTGACGTGCAACTTGATGGTACACGTGTCGTCGGTCATTTCCAGGACCCGAGCGGTCCCCTTGACGGTGATCTGCGCCTTGACGGTGACCGGCAGGTCCTGGCCGACCGGCACTCCCGGGATTTCGAGCGACGGCGCCTCGCCCGGCGCCGCTTCGGGCGGTGGCGCTTCGGCCGCCGCCTTGGCCTTCGCGACAACTTCGGCAAGAGGCATTTCGCCTTCCGGCACGACCTTGACCGCGGCCGCCGTGTCCCCGCCGGTTGAGTAGGCCTGCGGGCTCGCGCCGTCGCGCGCCTTGAGCGCGCCGCTCTGCGCGAGCTTGGCGGTGTTGCGCGGCGTCGTCTTCACGTTCAACGGGCGGCCCTCCCGAGGTGTCTATACCCGCCCGGTCAGGGCCCGGTTGATCAGGCCGACCGCCTTGCCCACGCCGTCCTCGGCCGCGATGGCGTC comes from Candidatus Tanganyikabacteria bacterium and encodes:
- a CDS encoding cation:proton antiporter produces the protein MRLPGYSRSSVNLPETDLVRLLCALLALLLASQLAGGLAQRLKQPRVIGEILGGMLFGPTVLGALAPAAYRELFAANPLHQQILGFVSWLGLLLLMFCSGMENQPVRSRQEWRTAGFLVGAGTLLPLALGLAAASLVDLSALHGPRATPTTFGLLLAMAVAVTSIPVISKIFFDLGLTGTPFARIVLSAALIEDLLLWVLLSITLDWAGAGDQGAWALGRGVVVTVVFFLFTTLAGHRIYDGISRARWNPFRTSPDAMPLLLVFLLGVLLAYLLGVNPIFGAFLAGRVVGNSARIAPETREQVTGFSFGLFIPVYFAIVGLRLDLHHDFDLAAFLGVLLFACTVKTAATWIGGRLAGHTSLQATHLAVAMNARGGPGIVLATVALDAQLINGGCYAILVLLSLVSSQLAGWWLGRAMRRRPKELALEPATA